The Coffea arabica cultivar ET-39 chromosome 8e, Coffea Arabica ET-39 HiFi, whole genome shotgun sequence genome window below encodes:
- the LOC113702977 gene encoding probable leucine-rich repeat receptor-like protein kinase At1g68400: MVVVGYHKQLRQIPLLILAFFFSSFFASCSSLKANVKSDFTILLVFKSSSDSSNSLASWTNISSHHPCSAWLGVTCNPKTQRVTKLVLNYLNLTGSIQDLAELTQLRHLSLHHNRLSVTPNFTAWPSLRHLYLSHNHFTGKFPAGISHLKGLRRLDLSFNYFSGEIPVTELTQLTHLLTLRLESNWFNGTLGPDNSSLESLLNFNVSENGLTGEIPSWLSKFPASSFAGNVRLCGRPLPSDCSFKPAVVNPRAGKDGPLPIGVTDVKKERSSKNGMVLMIIMIDVVAVMLITLAVACCCYRRKYSQARERRKNAKGTTGIAYGTTARDGASGEMICFEGCKGFAKVEDLLTASAEMLGKGSVGTTYRVVMDGGDVVVVKRVREKVKKMKDVDGFLREIGGLRHPNIVSLRAYYSSREELLLVYDFLQAGSLHNLLHGNRGPGRTPLDWPTRLKFALGSAGGLAFLHCYTKAKLFHGHLTSANILIDYQGNACISDIGVHQLLQVPSSSTNNSNNAYKAPEMLLGNAAANYNQTRKYSQKCDVYSFGVVLLEILTGKMATSEGETSLAKWVQRVSREEWTWDVFDFELVRFKEMEEEMTALLQVAILCLASSAKDRPKMTAVHKMIEDIIRDQKG, translated from the exons atgGTGGTTGTTGGATATCACAAGCAGCTCCGGCAGATTCCTCTCTTGATCCTTGCGttcttcttctcttccttttttgcCTCCTGTAGCAGCCTGAAAGCTAATGTCAAGAGTGATTTTACTATTTTGTTAGTTTTCAAATCTTCTTCTGATTCTTCAAATTCTCTAGCTTCCTGGACCAACATTTCTTCCCACCACCCTTGTTCTGCATGGCTTGGGGTTACGTGCAACCCCAAGACTCAGCGGGTCACTAAACTCGTTCTCAACTACCTTAACCTGACTGGGTCAATCCAGGATTTAGCTGAGCTCACTCAGCTCCGCCACCTCAGCCTCCACCACAACCGCCTCTCCGTCACGCCCAATTTCACCGCTTGGCCCAGCCTTAGGCACCTTTACCTCTCTCACAACCACTTCACCGGAAAATTCCCCGCCGGGATTTCCCATCTGAAGGGCCTCCGGCGCCTCGACTTGTCCTTCAATTATTTCTCAGGCGAAATTCCGGTGACCGAGTTGACTCAGTTGACTCACTTGCTCACTCTCCGGCTTGAGTCTAACTGGTTTAACGGAACTTTGGGTCCCGATAATTCGTCTCTTGAATCGCTTTTGAACTTCAACGTCTCCGAAAATGGCCTCACCGGAGAAATCCCATCGTGGCTGTCCAAGTTTCCTGCGTCGTCGTTCGCCGGAAATGTTCGTCTCTGCGGAAGGCCATTGCCGTCTGATTGTTCATTTAAGCCAGCTGTGGTTAATCCAAGAGCTGGGAAGGATGGTCCCCTGCCAATTGGAGTTACCGATGTTAAAAAGGAGAGGAGCTCCAAAAATGGGATGGTGCTAATGATCATTATGATCGATGTAGTCGCAGTTATGCTGATTACTTTGGCCGTTGCATGTTGTTGTTACAGGAGAAAATACAGTCAAGCtcgagaaagaaggaaaaatgcgAAAGGTACAACTGGTATAGCGTACGGTACTACCGCGAGGGACGGTGCCAGTGGGGAAATGATTTGTTTTGAGGGCTGCAAGGGTTTTGCTAAGGTTGAAGACTTGTTGACGGCGTCGGCAGAGATGTTAGGGAAGGGGAGTGTGGGGACCACTTACAGGGTTGTGATGGACGGTGGTGATGTGGTGGTGGTGAAGAGGGTGAGGGAGAAGGTAAAGAAAATGAAGGATGTTGATGGGTTTTTGAGGGAGATTGGTGGGTTGAGACACCCTAATATCGTCAGTCTCAGAGCATATTATTCTTCCAGGGAGGAGTTGCTTCTGGTCTATGATTTTCTCCAAGCTGGAAGCCTCCACAATCTATTGCATG GAAACCGTGGTCCAGGAAGGACACCTTTAGATTGGCCTACGAGATTAAAGTTTGCGTTAGGATCTGCAGGAGGCCTTGCTTTCCTGCACTGTTACACTAAAGCCAAGCTCTTTCACGGACATCTTACATCGGCCAACATACTCATAGACTATCAAGGCAATGCCTGCATCTCTGATATTGGCGTCCACCAACTCTTGCAAGTGCCGTCTTCATCAactaataatagtaataatgcCTACAAGGCACCAGAAATGCTGCTTGGCAACGCTGCTGCTAATTACAATCAAACTAGAAAGTACTCCCAAAAGTGCGATGTTTACAGCTTTGGCGTGGTCTTGTTGGAGATCTTGACAGGAAAAATGGCAACCAGCGAAGGGGAAACGAGTTTAGCCAAGTGGGTTCAGCGGGTATCGCGTGAGGAGTGGACGTGGGATGTGTTTGATTTTGAGCTGGTGAGGTTCAAAGAGATGGAAGAAGAGATGACGGCTCTATTGCAAGTAGCAATTCTTTGCTTGGCTTCATCTGCTAAAGATCGTCCTAAAATGACTGCAGTGCACAAGATGATTGAAGATATTATTAGAGACCAAAAGGGGTGA